The Gemella haemolysans genome includes a region encoding these proteins:
- a CDS encoding ABC transporter permease, with product MFLAINEIKDAKLRYSLIVGLLTLVSYLMFFLSGLAFGLIDQNRSSIDHWKADTVLLSSEANKTIGLSNLKLSDKESLSADNVEPFSQMVTVSKTEKSSNEDVKQKISIFGVNNGSFLIPPIIQGRTFESKNEVVIEKSLSEKEGYSIGDTFKTANSDIELKIVGYTEKSRFNVAPVVYMNINDFQVLKYGNNKSTDNLMINAFVVKGELKDYDSSIFQKVSIADFINELPGYSAQILTFGLMIGFLIVISAIIIGIFMYVLTIQKTPIFGIMKAQGISNGMIGISVLSQTFLLSLVGSILGLVGTWGTSLVLPSAVPFLGNGLYYSIIFVSLIIFSLVGTLFSVLAIRKIDPLKAIG from the coding sequence ATGTTTTTAGCTATTAATGAAATAAAGGATGCTAAGTTAAGGTATAGTCTAATTGTAGGATTACTTACACTAGTTTCATATTTGATGTTTTTCTTATCCGGATTAGCTTTTGGATTGATAGATCAGAATAGATCTTCAATTGATCATTGGAAGGCGGATACGGTATTGCTTTCTTCAGAAGCAAATAAAACTATTGGTTTATCTAATCTGAAATTATCAGATAAAGAATCTTTATCTGCAGATAATGTTGAACCTTTTAGTCAAATGGTTACAGTTTCTAAAACTGAGAAGAGTTCAAATGAGGATGTAAAACAAAAAATCAGTATTTTTGGAGTAAATAATGGAAGTTTTTTAATTCCTCCAATAATTCAAGGTAGAACTTTTGAATCTAAAAATGAAGTTGTTATTGAAAAAAGTTTGTCTGAAAAAGAAGGATATTCTATAGGGGATACTTTTAAAACAGCTAACTCAGATATTGAATTAAAAATAGTAGGTTACACGGAAAAATCAAGGTTTAATGTTGCACCTGTAGTATATATGAATATTAATGATTTTCAAGTGTTGAAATATGGTAATAATAAATCAACTGATAATCTTATGATTAATGCTTTCGTAGTAAAAGGAGAATTAAAGGATTACGACAGTTCTATCTTCCAAAAAGTTAGTATAGCTGATTTTATTAATGAATTACCTGGTTATAGTGCTCAAATTTTAACATTTGGACTAATGATAGGATTCCTAATAGTGATTTCTGCTATTATTATAGGGATCTTCATGTATGTACTTACTATTCAGAAAACACCTATTTTTGGTATAATGAAAGCACAAGGAATCTCGAATGGAATGATTGGAATTTCTGTCTTATCGCAAACATTCTTACTTTCATTAGTTGGAAGTATACTAGGTTTGGTTGGAACATGGGGAACATCACTTGTATTACCATCAGCAGTACCATTTTTAGGAAATGGACTTTATTACAGTATTATCTTTGTTAGTTTGATTATTTTTTCTTTAGTTGGAACATTATTCTCTGTTTTAGCTATTAGAAAAATTGATCCATTAAAAGCAATAGGGTAG
- a CDS encoding alpha/beta fold hydrolase: MNQKIKVYFIGGLGSNYYFAKDFFQELEVDTVFLNPYKEMIQDKKILQNWFNNAIKDDEEVYLIGHSLGGDLARFLSSRSPKVTKLILLDGGYLNLDEIMPLENELEAAKAYFDQHTFTNLEEVIANEKSQSYYWSENLEEALKNSYRYNSALEKFELDLDFEKVSYLLELRRVIRSYQRNLKSKNVLFIAPAYDKEPEWRKISLDKLPQYFDVELLKNCGHEMYMEHPLEIAHTVNSWINK; encoded by the coding sequence ATGAATCAAAAAATTAAAGTATATTTTATAGGTGGTTTAGGCAGTAATTATTATTTCGCAAAGGATTTCTTTCAAGAGCTTGAAGTAGATACTGTTTTTCTAAATCCTTATAAAGAAATGATACAAGATAAAAAAATATTACAAAATTGGTTTAATAATGCAATAAAAGATGATGAAGAGGTTTATCTGATTGGTCATTCATTAGGTGGTGATTTAGCTAGATTTTTATCATCACGTAGTCCGAAAGTAACTAAACTCATTTTATTAGATGGAGGCTATTTGAATTTAGATGAAATAATGCCTCTTGAAAATGAGTTAGAAGCAGCAAAAGCTTATTTTGACCAGCATACTTTTACAAATTTAGAAGAAGTTATAGCCAATGAAAAATCTCAATCTTATTATTGGTCAGAAAATCTGGAAGAAGCATTAAAAAATTCATATCGTTATAATAGTGCATTAGAAAAATTTGAGCTAGATTTAGATTTCGAAAAAGTCTCTTATTTACTTGAATTACGTCGAGTTATTAGATCATATCAAAGAAATTTAAAATCAAAAAACGTATTATTTATAGCTCCAGCATATGATAAAGAACCTGAATGGAGAAAGATATCACTAGATAAACTTCCACAATATTTTGATGTTGAGTTACTAAAAAATTGTGGTCATGAGATGTATATGGAGCATCCTCTAGAAATTGCTCATACAGTAAACAGTTGGATTAATAAATAA